Proteins co-encoded in one Melitaea cinxia chromosome 13, ilMelCinx1.1, whole genome shotgun sequence genomic window:
- the LOC123658847 gene encoding 3'-5' RNA helicase YTHDC2-like, producing the protein MSSKKGKRNLGNKHFPIAESVSIALKIQLDKFLSDENETELKFPTFLSAQERGFIHETVAKLGLKSKSRGKGVNRYLTIYKRVGSTIIQNDAKLILDSNMRCSITELFNAFPITSKEKDDLSCCPEKERSPQLANKTLGQLNNGVAQVPNTTYNPDLLKFREKLPVYEQRQDLINAITHNQVIIVAGATGCGKTTQLPQLILDYCQENKQPARIYCTQPRRISAVSVAERVAYERMEKIGQSVGYQIRLESRVSPRTVLTYCTNGVLLRTLMGGDTALTGVTHVLVDEVHERDKFSDFLLVALRDALARLKDLKVLLMSATMDTQIFSRYFNNCPVITIPGRLHEVQRYYLEDILKITKYSTKRMLQVERELKAKLKSGQSYWSHLEGQKQNLEEVNKDEKEQLDPALQADMDEFLDECFNEGSLDSFSQLLYMFVSEGVPASCAHSRCGRGALAAAAARGLSDVARQLLRIGADPNLKDKSGKTPYDYAVENGHTECAKLLATFTHTEEAKNGQEEDTSADDFLLDVYNHAFSEELIDHDLMLALVRHIHITMPKGSILIFLPGYDDIVTLRDLIQSCSDMNVMKYQIFTLHSNMQTLDQKKVFNPLPNARKIIISTNIAETSITIDDVVYVVDSCKVKEKYYESNGGVCSLQCVWTSRACCQQRAGRAGRTKPGHCFHMCSKRRFKTLPLTSVPEILRVPLQELCLHTKLLAPGNTPIADFLSKALEPPSFLAVRNAVTLLKTIGALTPMEDLTEIGQHLLDLTVEPKLGKMLLYACVMKCLDPILTIVCSLANKEPFQISMNPENRKKGGMARKEFAADSYSDHMALLRAFQAWQTARANGTEKAFCAKNLICGATMEMIVGYRSQLLAQLRALCLVKARGSGDIKDVNLNSEKWHVVKAVLVSGLYPSIARVDRDSCTLRTSKEVKVAFHPSSTLHRGGGVSGSQKSVQNLPTDWVVFEEISRVGRFCFIRCNTLVTPLTVALFGGPLRLPAGALTQRANPPGLSSDSDSEADENNSSPDTAVLTLDDWMAFTADASDAISVYYLRQKLCALVIRRMSNPAKSMTPLDEQILTTVVHILGSEEKNVGLNQPSGIGQRPKPLTLDSPNWRMRVDEEQYRHENNKHYPQYGQTDYGNGYYQNSYGYRNGQRPGWRSPLSPLAGAVAGPAAGPGAGPGVDRAMDDGIRYFVVKADDVHAVEAAQAGAGFPFSPATAKKLQKAKQEGYRVVVFFSVASASKFVGAAAVGDMASLEWISGQHAPYHTVRHIVNSLTGGSRVAGARDGTELCAGAGRALITALAPRRRHPHQQHQQHQQHPQHQQHSQHSQHSQHSQHSQHSQHSHHQPRPIQKHSGDL; encoded by the exons ATGAGTTCGAAGAAGGGTAAGCGTAATTTAGGTAATAAGCACTTTCCAATAGCTGAGTCTGTGAGTATTGCTCTAAAGATACAGCTGGATAAATTCTTAAGTGATGAAAATGAAACGGAACTTAAATTTCCAACGTTTCTGTCGGCTCAAGAACGCGGGTTTATTCACGAAACTGTCGCCAAATTGGGTCTGAAGTCCAAATCGCGCGGGAaag gaGTAAACCGATACTTGACAATATACAAGAGAGTTGGTTCGACCATTATACAGAATGATGCTAAGCTCATACTGGACTCAAACATGCGTTGTAGTATCACAGAATTATTTAATGCATTTCCAATTACGAGCAAAGAAAAGGATGACTTAAGCTGCTGCCCTGAAAAGGAGCGTAGTCCGCAATTAGCGAATAAAACTCTAGGGCAGCTTAATAATGGCGTGGCACag GTTCCTAACACGACATATAATCCTGACTTGCTCAAGTTCAGGGAAAAGTTACCAGTTTATGAGCAACGGCAAGATTTAATAAATGCCATAACACACAATCag GTGATAATAGTGGCAGGTGCAACAGGGTGCGGTAAAACGACCCAGTTGCCTCAGCTCATACTAGACTATTGCCAGGAGAACAAGCAACCTGCTCGGATATACTGCACCCAGCCCCGGAGGATCTCAGCCGTTTCTGTTGCTGAAAGG gtagCTTATGAAAGAATGGAAAAAATAGGTCAATCTGTCGGCTATCAAATCAGATTGGAATCACGAGTGAGTCCCCGCACCGTACTCACTTACTGCACAAATGGTGTGTTGCTTAGAACTCTTATGGGCGGAGATACTGCACTCACTG GTGTGACCCACGTGCTGGTGGATGAGGTTCACGAGCGAGACAAGTTCAGCGATTTCCTACTGGTGGCGCTGAGGGACGCCCTGGCGCGCCTCAAGGACCTCAAGGTGTTGCTCATGTCCGCTACCATGGACACGCAGATCTTCTCCAG ATACTTCAACAACTGCCCTGTAATAACCATCCCCGGACGTCTGCATGAGGTCCAGCGGTACTACCTCGAAGATATCCTCAAGATAACCAAATACAGCACCAAGAGGATGTTGCAAGTGGAACGGGAGCTGAAGGCCAAGCTCAAAAGCGGACAGAGCTACTGGTCTCATCTTGAGG GGCAAAAGCAAAACTTGGAAGAAGTTAATAAGGATGAAAAAGAGCAATTAGATCCGGCTCTACAAGCTGATATGGATGAGTTCTTGGATGAGTGCTTCAACGAGGGTAGTTTG GACTCGTTCAGCCAGTTGCTGTACATGTTCGTGTCGGAGGGCGTGCCGGCCTCGTGCGCGCACTCGCGCTGCGGCCGCGGGGCgctcgccgccgccgccgcgcgcgggCTTTCGGACGTCGCGCGGCAGCTGCTGCGGATCG GTGCCGACCCAAACTTGAAAGATAAAAGTGGAAAAACTCCATACGACTACGCAGTCGAAAATGGTCACACAGAATGCGCTAAACTTTTAGCGACATTTACGCACACGGAGGAAGCCAAGAATGGCCAAGAGGAGGACACTTCCGCAGACGACTTCCTCCTAGACGTTTATAATCACGCTTTTTCTGAAGAGTTAATTGACCACGACCTCATGCTAGCCCTCGTGagacatatacatataaccATGCCCAAAGGCAGCATCCTAATTTTCCTGCCGGGCTATGACGACATCGTAACTTTAAGAGATCTGATCCAGAGTTGTTCGGATATGAACGTAATGAAATACCAGATATTTACGCTACATAGCAACATGCAGACGTTGGACCAGAAGAAAGTGTTCAACCCCTTACCTAACGcgagaaaaattattatatcgacGAACATCGCAGAGACATCTATAACGATCGATGACGTGGTGTACGTTGTGGACTCGTGCAAAGTTAAGGAGAAGTATTATGAGTCGAACGGTGGTGTGTGCTCACTTCAGTGTGTGTGGACGTCAAGGGCTTGCTGTCAGCAAAGGGCGGGCCGCGCCGGTAGGACCAAACCCGGACACTGCTTCCACATGTGTTCCAAGCGAAGATTCAAAACTCTACCTCTAACCTCCGTACCAGAAATATTGAGAGTTCCTCTACAAGAATTATGCCTTCACACTAAGCTGCTAGCACCAGGTAATACTCCCATAGCAGATTTTCTATCAAAAGCTCTGGAACCGCCCTCGTTCTTGGCGGTACGGAACGCGGTCACTTTACTCAAGACGATTGGGGCGTTAACACCCATGGAAGATTTGACAGAGATCGGTCAACATCTACTGGATCTCACCGTCGAACCAAAATTGGGAAAAATGTTGCTTTACGCGTGTGTCATGAAGTGCCTTGATCCGATTTTAACTATTGTATGCAGTTTAGCGAATAAAGAACCGTTCCAGATATCAATGAACCCGGAAAACAGGAAGAAGGGTGGAATGGCCAGGAAAGAGTTTGCCGCAGATAGCTACTCGGATCATATGGCCTTGCTTCGGGCCTTTCAAGCTTGGCAGACCGCCAGAGCGAACGGTACAGAGAAAGCATTTTGTGCGAAAAATTTAATCTGTGGTGCCACAATGGAAATGATTGTTGGCTATAGATCTCAATTATTGGCCCAACTTAGGGCTTTATGTCTCGTTAAAGCCAGAGGTTCCGGCGACATAAAGGACGTGAATTTGAACTCCGAAAAGTGGCACGTAGTTAAAGCCGTTTTAGTCAGTGGACTCTATCCTTCTATAGCGAGGGTAGACAGAGATTCGTGTACTCTAAGAACATCTAAAGAAGTAAAAGTTGCCTTCCATCCGAGCTCTACGCTACACCGTGGCGGCGGCGTCTCGGGGTCACAAAAATCGGTACAAAACTTGCCGACCGATTGGGTCGTATTTGAAGAAATATCGCGCGTGGGACGGTTCTGTTTCATCCGATGCAATACCCTAGTAACTCCACTAACGGTGGCTCTGTTCGGAGGACCTTTAAGACTTCCAGCGGGGGCTTTAACTCAGAGAGCTAACCCCCCAGGATTGTCGAGCGATTCGGACAGCGAAGCCGATGAAAATAACTCGTCACCAGACACGGCCGTCTTAACACTTGACGATTGGATGGCGTTTACCGCCGATGCGTCTGACGCTATAAGCGTTTACTATTTAAGACAAAAGCTCTGCGCCCTCGTTATTCGTCGGATGTCGAATCCAGCGAAATCGATGACTCCCCTCGACGAGCAGATATTGACCACAGTGGTACACATACTTGGTTCAGAAGAGAAAAACGTAGGTCTGAACCAACCAAGTGGTATCGGACAGAGGCCGAAACCCCTCACCCTCGACTCGCCCAACTGGCGAATGCGAGTAGATGAAGAGCAATATCGCCACGAAAACAATAAACACTACCCGCAGTACGGACAGACTGATTACGGGAATGGATACTACCAGAATAGCTACGGTTATAGAAACGGTCAGAGGCCGGGATGGCGGAGTCCACTGTCGCCGCTGGCCGGTGCGGTGGCCGGTCCGGCGGCCGGGCCGGGAGCCGGACCGGGTGTGGACCGGGCTATGGATGATGGTATTCGTTACTTCGTAGTAAAGGCGGATGACGTTCACGCCGTAGAGGCAGCGCAAGCCGGCGCTGGCTTCCCTTTCTCCCCCGCAACGGCCAAGAAGCTACAGAAGGCTAAACAG GAGGGTTACCGCGTGGTGGTGTTTTTCTCTGTGGCGAGTGCGTCTAAATTTGTGGGCGCTGCGGCTGTGGGAGACATGGCTTCGCTCGAGTGGATCAGTGGACAACACGCCCCCTACCACACAGTGAG GCACATAGTGAATTCGCTGACAGGTGGTAGCCGAGTGGCTGGTGCCCGCGATGGCACGGAGTTATGTGCCGGGGCGGGTCGGGCTCTAATAACAGCGCTGGCCCCACGTCGTCGCCATCCACACCAACAACACCAACAACACCAACAACACCCACAACACCAACAGCACTCCCAGCACTCCCAGCACTCCCAGCACTCCCAACACTCTCAACACTCTCAACACTCCCACCATCAACCGAGACCCATTCAAAAGCACTCCGGCGACCTGTAG